DNA sequence from the Halichoerus grypus chromosome 8, mHalGry1.hap1.1, whole genome shotgun sequence genome:
CCGGGGTGCTCACcgagctggggctggagctgctCTTTCCTGCAGCTGGGCAGCCACATCTTCTCCTCTGCTTCCTGGACTGGCTTCTCCGCAGGCCTCCCGGGCTCTGCGCAGGGCTGGCTGGCGGGTAGGGGCTGGCACGCTCGCTGGAAGGCACTGGGCTGCGGCACAGCCTGTACATTGTTTTGGGAAGGTGGCGTCCCTCCAAGCCCCGGGGATGCTCCACAGAGAGCGAGGTCATCCCGGGTGTAAGGAAAGCCCAGTGTCTGGGGGGCGGCGAAGTCCAGCGGGCACCGGGGAGCAAGAGGTGGCTCCAGCTTGAGGCCTGGTGAGGGTGCTGGAAGTGGGGCAGAGGGGTAGGAGAAAGTGTCCAGGCCCACTGCGGGCATATAGGGTGCCTGGGCGGCCTGCTGCCTCAGGTAGGGGCTGCTCAGCCCACCAGCTGGGTACCCAGCCCCCTTGTGGGCTCCCGGAGGCTGCAGCGGGAGCACTGAGCTATAGCTGCCCTGCTTCTCTGGGTGGCGACAGGCTGCTGGGCAAGGCAGGGCCTGCGGAGGGTGAGGGAGCGGGTAGTGGGCAGGCACTGGATCCTGGCAGGCTGGCCCCAGGGGTTGGGCCAGCTGGGCCCAAGGACTGGGGGGTCCGTCGGACAATGCCTGCTTGGGGTCCCCAGAGTAAGGACCCGCATACTTGGAGGCCAGGAAGCCTGTGCTGTGGATGGTCCGATACTTCTCCAGAAATGCCTGGCACGGGGAGAAGCTTACTGAGTTTCTGCCAGCTGGCACCCCACGCAAGAAGGTGCCATCTAGGGACGGGCCCTTGCCAGGAGTTGGGGTCAGAGAACAAGATGGGTCAGCCGGAGGTAAGAGGGGTCCAGTCACCATCGTCCAATCAACGTCCAGTGGTCTCTTCGCTGTCCCATCCCCCAGGCAAGTTGAGAGCCCGTAACACAGAGGGTTCCGGTAGACAGGTTTGGGTGCCGCCAACGGTGGGCCTGGGTAGGAATGAGACTGGGGACCGAAGGGCAGGAGCTCAACAGGACCAGGGTCCTGCACCTTCTCAGAGCTTTCTGCTGGTGGGCGGTAGAGCAGGCAGCTGGTCAACAGGCTGTCCGTCCGAAGAGGGGGTCCTGCCACGCTGGTAGGGTACAAAGGTGGATATGGGGTCCAAGATGCCAACCTCTCAGACCCTGCCTTGGGAGCACTCCCCATAGGGCAGGAGAAGTAGGCACCCTTGTAGCTGCAGGGGTCCTGGTTACCAGCAGAGGGGGGCAGGCTGTGCCCGGGCCCGGAGTCTGCCTCCAGGCGGGGCAGCTTGCCATACATCACAGGCCCCAGGGTCCCCAGTGGCCGCTTCTCCGCCATCACTGTGAAGGCTtcaagccctcaggggccccagcTACTCAACTGCTGacctgggagagagagggagaaaggtagGGGCTGTCAGAACAGGCTACAGGCAAGCAGTTGAGGGCTGCTCTTCTCACTGGCTCACCGCCACACCTAAGAACTTGGCACCTAGCAGATGCTTGATAAAGACCATGAATGACTGAATGCATGAGTCACACAACACAGAGGCTGCCAATgtataccccccaccccccttccaggAGCCCCTTCTGTTCAGCTTCTCTCCACATGACTCCCAAGACCCCTTTCCTGGGGTTTCAGACTTTGCAGGGCGCAGTCTGCAGATCCATTCGCTCGGCTACCCCCGCTCCCCATATACAGATGAGGAGACCCATTCATCCCAAAGTCCCTGATAAAGATGGAACAAGACACAGGCTTCCTACCTCCCACTACAGCTCTTATTCCAGATGCCATAGGGATCTCAAGATGACCGCTGCAGCCAAGATGTGGAATTGGACATTGTCTATGAATTCAGATTTCCTGAGACACTCTTTAGGGCTCACTCTCTGACTGGCCAATCTCATCAAAAATGGCAAAGCCAAGCCTGGAACCCAGGTCCCTAGGCCCAGAGCAACACAGATACTGGGCTTGGTTCCGTAGGGTAGGGCTATTCCCCCAGGAGAAGTGGTGGGCAGCATAGCTCCGTAGGGGCCCGGCCCTCAGCAGGAGAGCCGAGGTTGTCCAGTAGATGGTGCTGTGGCACCAGCAGGAAGGTCCCCAAGTGTCCCGGAGGAGAGCCTGTGTACATCCCAGGCCCTCAGCTGCAGTTGGCTATTCCAAGGCATACGAGGGCAGCACGGCCCCAGGGACAAgcaggtggggagatgggaggaTGTGAATGTCCAGGGAGGGAGTCCCCTGGGGCCACAGAATGCTAGCTGGCTTCTACCTCCACTGCACTGACAGAAACACTGAATGCTACAGCAAGACTAAggtcctgaagcaagggaaagcAAGGATTGGGACCCAGGCCCAGAGAAGTCAAGCATGGGTTTCCTCAAGGCAGCAGGTACCCAATGACCCATTAAGGGTCATCTGAGGCCAGTCTTCTCGAGCCACATCACCCTTCCTCCACCTCCCCTAGCACCCTGTTGCCCGAAACCCTCAGGTGGCTTAGAAAGGATGAATCAGCTCCCTCTTGCTATGATTAGGCCATGGATCAGGTGCAAGCTATGAccagccccctctcccagccctctcctccctctggctGGTGGCCAATGACAACCACAGGCTCAGAAGGAGACCATCACATCTTGGGGACAAGAAAAGCCAAGGGTAGTATGAGGGCCAATGCCCACTCCCATCCCAGCCTAACTGCACCACGGAAGCCAGGAGGCACTCTGAAAAAGTTGGCTCATCTCCTGGCCAGAATCCAACACCTCAGGCCAGCCTAGAGAAGGGAATGTCCCCTAGAAGACCAGAAGGGGCATCAGGGTAACAGTATTGATAGCAATGCTCTATGACAGAGATCTGCATCCCAGACCGAAAGCCCCATCCTGTGGCACAGCAACCTTGCAAGGAGTTGTACGGTTTTGGGGGTGCTAAGCCTCCCCCCTCACACCACCACAGGGAGCTCTGGTTTAATTAAGTGCTGGCTCTGGTCTCACCTCCCCCACATGCCCCGTGGAGCCTGCTCcacacccaccccagccccaggagtCTTTCTCTCCTGGGCTCTGCCCATTGCGAGCCCTTTGCCCTGGAGACTTCCTGAGACAGCCTCCCCCTCCACCCTGGGACCCAGCCAACAGAAGTGAAGCCACCCGGGACCCTCAGGGGTCTTTGAGGGAGAGATGGGGCTCTAGGGAGTCAGCACAGGACTATGAAAGGTATGGGGCTGCCCTTACCTCCAGCCAGTAGAAAGAACCCAGTGTACACTCCCTTGAGGGAGGCCCCTCCCCACTCAAGCCAGTAGCCAAAATGTAGGTGcctccttcacacacacacacacacacacacacacaccctggaggAGACAAGCAACTGCTTGGAGAAGGACGGGACCCCAGGGAGCCAGGTCACATCACCCTTTGGGCCACCAAGCCGTTTGCTGGCTGAGGTTGGAGCTGGACTGGGAGGACCAACCTcggccagggcccagggcagggtcCAGAAAAAGAGCCCACCGCCACTGTGCCATCCCTGCCCTAAGCATCAGGGAAACAAACAGCTCTTCCACCTCTTAGCTGCTCTCCGGAAGGCCAAGGACGTTGGGAGTTGGGAAAGACCAGGAAGAAGAGAGCGATCCTGCCGGGCTGGGGCCTGGCATCTGGCCTCCCCTAGAGGGCTGAATCAGGACCCCTCCGGCGTCCTCACACCTCCCCCCGCTGAGGCTCTGGGCCCTACAGAACCTGGCGCAGCCTAGGCTCCACTGGAGGGGGAAGGGTCGCAGGATCCGCCTCCACCACCTTTTTCCTCTACCTGCCCCGCCCATAACCGTGGTGCCTGGGGCCCTCCGCCAACCTGGCTTTGGGGCTGCCGCCGCGCCTGACCCCGCGGGCTTCCGGGTGTCCCCATACTCTGTCCGTTGGCGCTGGGACGCACGTGCACCCCAGCAGGCTGATACATAGGCCGCAGCCACGCATGCAAACCCGTGCCTGCAAGGACGTGCATGGCCCACATCTGCACACACGCCCCTCCAGAACTGCGTTCTCCCCTCGCTCGGGCcccgcacacgtgtgcacacaggaAGGCCCGCGCACCCAGCCCCGAGGGCCGACACCCAAAGACTGGATGGGGGACAGGAGCTGGGGGCGGCCTGGCCGCAGTGTCCGGGCAGCCACCGCCTCGGGGCGATCCCGCCAGCCTGGGCTGCGGCCAGAGGGTGAGTCAAGCCGTAGCGAGGAAACCGCAGGGCCGTACCGTCCCAGTAGGGCGCGTCCAGGGCCCCGCGGCGCCTTAGCGcccgcagccccccaccccaggcccagccccccgccgcccccacatCTCCGCCCCGGCAGTCCACGTGAGCGGGGCCCCCTGGGAGGCCCGAGGGTTCAGCCGGAGCTCCTCCTCGCCAGCCCCTCGCCGGATCCGGCGCCAGAGCCTCGCCAGCGCTGCGGGGCGCTCCCAGGCCCCGGGGGCCTCGAAGTCCGGGGAAAGTCGGAGCAGCCGCGCGCCCCCTACCCCGCAGCCCGCCCGCCCGGGGCCCAACGCAGCCCCGGGCCCGCCGCAGCCCGGAGCGGCAGCACCTCGGCCCAGGCCCGGCGCGCTCCATGCCCCGGCCGGCCGGTAGGGGCGCCCTGGGGCAGCGCCACCCGCCCCTTCTCCACGCGCCGCCCGCAAACTCGGCCCAACTTTCCGCGTCCGAGCCGGCGAGCTCCTACCTGCAAGGCGCCGGGCTTCCCGCTGCTGCTGCCGGGGGCCGCGGCCGCGGCCGCATCCTCCAGCCCCGCGGAGGCCGCGGGTCCTTGTCCGGCCGGGCCCTGCGCGGGAAGTGGCGGTGAGCACCAAGCGCGGAGACACCCTCCTCGCGGCCGTTCGCGCCGCCGCTGGGCGCCGTCTGCGGTCCCGGGcggggcgggctgggggcggagcgggggcggggcggcccgCGCGGTGGAGGCTGAGCCGGGCCGCGCCTCTGGGAGCCCGCGATCCCCTGGGCCCGGGGGTGCGGAGGGCCTGCGGCGGCCAGCTCTACGAGGACCCGGTCGCGCGTGCTGTGCACGGTCTGTACCCATCGCACTCCCCGAGCCGCTGCTCAGCGCGCCCAGCACACGCCTTCATTCAGTCACTCCGTTAGATCATTCATTCGTTGCCACTTTCTAGCTACGTGGCCTCGTGCATGCCTCTTGACCTtgttgggcttcagtttccttattttagtAAAAGTGGAATTCTATCCTAGTGGTGGTGGTGTAAAGGCTTAGAAGAGGTTGTATTAAgatgtctggcacacagtaggtgtctGGCTGCCTTGACCAGTACTAGTTGCATTAGGGAGCTGAAGCAGGGCTCCTGAGTCTGTCCCCGCATCTCAGTGCAGCCACTGAGGGCAAATTCCAGACAAATGTATCTCAATCCCTGTTAGGGCACCACGTGTAGGTGAGGAAGGGGTGATTTCTCCATCACTGTAGTGGGCCAGGAATGAGGGTGCTTGCGGTTGCTAAGTGGCCTCAGTGGGTACCTCAACCTCTTTGGCAAACCTCCCTCACTAAAACAGGCCTGAACATGTGAAGCTTGGGAGGTGGGATGGGATGGAGCGTTCCCAGCCAGGAATGGTATGTTgcagagagaggggctggaggggtggaTGGGCTGTCTCCATTTGCCCTGACTCCCTGGGCCATCTAATTTTGGATGTGAAGCCCCTCGATGCTGCTATCTTCTCTAAAGAAACCTGGTCCCTCACAGTTCCTGGGCTGCCCAAGGACTAGGGACAGGTGTGTGcagtggaggaggggggaggcaggtggCCATGCCAAAGGTCAGAGCAAGTTCATGGGGCAAAACCACCCAGGCCACTGGCTCAGATCCCAAAGGTCAGGGCTGCCTGAGTCAGAGGGCAGAGGAGGCCTGAGGCCATAGGTTCCCAGAGTCAGGAAGCAGCTGGAgctgaggaggaggggctggacaCTGCaggtaagaaaaggaagaggaagtggaggtcacttggggggaggggagcgagTATCAGTTGAGAGCTGGAGGGTCTTGAGAGTCTGGAGAGATCTGAGGAGCAGAGACTCAGAGGGTTGGGGCTTTCCCAGGGTTACACAGCAGGCTGGAATAAAAACTCAGATCTCCTGGCTCCCACACCTTCACATCAGGAAAGTACACCTGTGGGTGACAACTGGGGGTCATGGCCAAGCCTCAGTTCACAGGCTATTCGTCCCTACTCTTGCTCCTCACCACTCTGCCCTCCGTCCCCCTCACCGTTCTTTAGCACAACACCCATTCTCCCACCTTTGCactgctggggggcaggggtggtgggaggagggcagtATTCTCAATTCTTAGGACCTAGGACTCTCAGGTTGTGTGCTCAGATCACTGGTGTTCTCTCcaatctctctgagcctgagtCGGACCCACCCAGGCCAGGATGAGCCTGGGGAGACCCTAGGGGCCAGTTAAGATTCTGTGGCCCCACTCTGAGTCTTGCCTTAATTCAGGGACACTTCACAAAGATGGCAGCCACCTTAATCATGCCCATTCCTTTTCCACATACCTTGCACTACAAAAGAAAGGGGAATTTGGGATACACTTTGTaactttctgagcttcagtttcctcctctgcagaaTGAGAACCGTGAGACCTGCCTCACAGACTGAGGTGAGTGTTGCACAAAACCGGCTGGGAAATTGCTTGTAAATGATAAAAAGCTCTGTAGGGTGTCAGCTGTGAGCCCCCGAAGGCCCCGACCTTGTCCTTTTCTTCTCTACCCTGAGGGTCATGTATGTGCAGAGCCTGTGAAGAAAAGTGGCTCTGAGGCGTCTGGTCTGTCGGATGAAGGAGGCTGATGGATCCAGGGTGACTGCCTTGGGAGCCCCCGAGGGTTTATTAGGAGGTGGTCTTGGAGAGGAGAAATGGTATCATGGCTGGATGGGATAGTGTTAACAAAAGCAGAGAAGGGAGCAGTCTGTCCTTCTGTGGGCTTCCTGGGTGGGGTTAACGAAGAAAAGTAGCATAGAAAAGCCTGGAAGGGAGGTTTcacactcccccccaccctgccacacCGAGTCTGCGCTCCTCTACCCCACCCCAGACACTGATTACCCTCCCTGGCTCTCTGGGAAGGCAAGGTAAAAGGTCAGCCCCCCCAACCTCAGCTGGACCTATAGTTATTAATAATGTCGTTCCCTCTCATGAGGCCACACTTGCTATTTACAAATCTCTTTCCTGCCTCCCAGGAGCTTCTTCTCAGCCCAGAGGAGGGAGATGTGGTGCTGGCGGCCACAGTGTAGACAGAGAACCAGAGAAGCGTGGCACCTTTCCTTGAGACACACAGCAAGGCTCTCTCCCATCCTTCCAGACCCAGCTATACACATTGCATCCTCCAGGGAGGCCCTCTGACAGCTGTCGCAACACTCTGCCatgtctgcttcctcctcccttccctactCCCACTCAGCAGAGGAATAGCtcagtgggggggaaggggggggggccAGGCCAGGAGCTCCTACTTGGAGCATGGCCCTGGGCCAATCACTTAATAGACATCTcacttaattcttacaacaaccaTTTGAGGCCGGGGTTTGAGAAACAGGCAAACTGAGGTTTGACTTACTGAGCTGTGTTGACCTTAAGGCAGCCCCTTAACCTCTGAGTTTGCTCATCAGACAAATGGGCCTAATGAAAACATACCACAGGTCTCATGCAGATCCAGGGAGTTCACAGCTTGCTTTATAGTAAGACCTTAACCGGTGGTAGCTCTAGAggaagggggtggtggggagaagtggCTCGCCCACACAGCTAAGAAATGGAGGAGCTGGGACTCCCCCCAAAGAACTGTGTGACCCCAAGCTATTCAGAGAGAAGGCTCTGGTAGAGTTGGTGGTCAGGAACTCTCTACCACTCAAGCACACAAAGCCTGAGGGCTGGGCTGAACCAGGGGCCATCAGCCTGGACTCACAGTAGCTTAGAGAGCCTGGGTTGGACGGGACCTGGCATGAGGGGCAGGGCCATGGGATCTCATCAGGGTGAAGTCTGCCACCTCCCAAAGATGTGCGGGCAAACCAGAGCTTCCTTCTGTGGGGAGGGCCAGGCAGGCAGTGACCTGCCGTTCTGCCAGGCGAGCAGGGAGTGGGAAGCCCCCAGACTCTGGAGGAGCCCCGCTCTATCTCCAGAGGAAATCAGAGTCTCTCAGAGGGgatccccaagatcaagaaagGGAGATGGGCTTTCAATGGGCTCCTCTGGAGGACGGTGCCTGCCAGCCTACTGGCTAGAAAGAAAAAGCCCACACACAATAATTTGGGGACCTTAGTGCAGGGGAATGGGGAGCACTCTGATTAATTAACAGCCAGGGTGGATTAACCAtccttcccatccttccttcTAGTGCTGTTTCCCAGTGCAGTGAAAGAGACAGATGTGAAACGGACCATGGCATTTTGGGGTGACATGTGCTTGTGTAGGGATGGGCTGCCCGAGAGAGGCCTGAGGAATAGGGTACTGAGCCTTGAGTCAGGGTAGTGTCCCCCATTCTGGCTCTGCCAGAGCCCAGCCACTGGCTCCGTCTGGCTCCGTGCTGGAAACAGTGGGAAACATTACCTTCCTGCCTCCAG
Encoded proteins:
- the C8H15orf39 gene encoding uncharacterized protein C15orf39 homolog isoform X2; the protein is MAEKRPLGTLGPVMYGKLPRLEADSGPGHSLPPSAGNQDPCSYKGAYFSCPMGSAPKAGSERLASWTPYPPLYPTSVAGPPLRTDSLLTSCLLYRPPAESSEKVQDPGPVELLPFGPQSHSYPGPPLAAPKPVYRNPLCYGLSTCLGDGTAKRPLDVDWTMVTGPLLPPADPSCSLTPTPGKGPSLDGTFLRGVPAGRNSVSFSPCQAFLEKYRTIHSTGFLASKYAGPYSGDPKQALSDGPPSPWAQLAQPLGPACQDPVPAHYPLPHPPQALPCPAACRHPEKQGSYSSVLPLQPPGAHKGAGYPAGGLSSPYLRQQAAQAPYMPAVGLDTFSYPSAPLPAPSPGLKLEPPLAPRCPLDFAAPQTLGFPYTRDDLALCGASPGLGGTPPSQNNVQAVPQPSAFQRACQPLPASQPCAEPGRPAEKPVQEAEEKMWLPSCRKEQLQPQLGEHPGAPIVIGDSPVPRTPPALPPCARERQSLAPHEGALPPSSPPMPIIDNVFSLAPYRDYLDVPAPEDTAGPEPAPAPSESPAKDWGGALPAQDAPSKAHCSLREEVALDLSVKKPVAEAPVGVPSPAVRAKPTAALDAPAVGNTVSDLPDLEKIVSEAPGLPGVPATTEAAPRTNFHSSVAFMFRKFKILRPAPLAAAAVPSVPTPAPASAQPVPTPTSMPLSLQILTQPLPVACFNLALPSPPAVAMASPTPAPAPSPAPAQAPAPASTPAAADSPEQHFTGLHASLCDAISGSVAHSPPEKLREWLETAGPWGRAAWQDCQAVQGLLGKLLSQLQSFVCTQQCPFPHVVRAGAIFVPIHLVKERLFPRLPPASVDHVLQEHRVELRPTTLSEERALRERALHGCTSRMLKLLALRQLPDIYPDLLGLQWRDCVRRQLGEHGAAPVATGAV